A genomic segment from Maniola jurtina chromosome 9, ilManJurt1.1, whole genome shotgun sequence encodes:
- the LOC123868242 gene encoding histone deacetylase HDAC1, producing the protein MAMQPHSKKRVCYYYDSDIGNYYYGQGHPMKPHRIRMTHNLLLNYGLYRKMEIYRPHKATADEMTKFHSDDYIRFLRSIRPDNMSEYNKQMQRFNVGEDCPVFDGLYEFCQLSAGGSVAAAVKLNKQASEICINWGGGLHHAKKSEASGFCYVNDIVLGILELLKYHQRVLYIDIDVHHGDGVEEAFYTTDRVMTVSFHKYGEYFPGTGDLRDIGAGKGKYYAVNIPLRDGMDDESYESIFVPIISKVMETFQPSAVVLQCGADSLTGDRLGCFNLTVRGHGRCVELVKRFGLPFLLVGGGGYTIRNVSRCWTYETSVALGVEIANELPYNDYFEYFGPDFKLHISPSNMSNQNTPEYLEKIKNRLFENLRMLPHAPGVQVQAIPEDAVNDESEDEDKIDKDERLPQSEKDKRITGDGELSESEDEGDARRDNRSYRAPQRKRPRLDKDAAPKDDVKAEDAKDDVKSVSNMEEPKKEVTSNA; encoded by the exons ATGGCTATGCAACCTCATAGTAAAAAAAGAGTGTGCTATTATTACGACA GTGATATAGGCAATTATTACTACGGACAAGGTCATCCTATGAAGCCTCATCGTATACGTATGACTCATAACTTGCTGTTAAATTATGGTTTATATAGAAAAATGGAAATTTAC AGACCTCACAAGGCAACTGCTGACGAGATGACAAAGTTTCATTCAGATGATTATATTCGTTTCTTGAGGTCCATCAGGCCTGACAATATGTCTGAATACAATAAGCAAATGCAAAGAT TTAATGTTGGTGAAGATTGCCCAGTGTTTGATGGATTATATGAGTTCTGTCAGCTTTCAGCGGGAGGATCAGTGGCTGCAgctgttaaattaaataaacag GCATCGGAAATCTGCATAAATTGGGGTGGTGGTCTCCACCATGCAAAGAAATCTGAAGCATCAGGTTTCTGTTACGTGAATGACATTGTGTTGGGGATTCTGGAGCTACTGAAGTACCACCAGAGGGTGTTATACATAGATATTGACGTGCATCACGGGGACGGAGTGGAAGAAGCGTTCTACACTACCGACAGGGTTATGACTGTGTCTTTCCATAAATATGGAGAATATTTCCCAGGGACGG GTGATCTCCGAGACATCGGCGCGGGGAAAGGCAAATACTACGCAGTGAACATCCCCTTACGCGACGGCATGGACGACGAATCCTACGAGTCTATCTTCGTGCCCATTATATCCAAAGTGATGGAAACCTTCCAGCCTAGTGCTGTTGTGCTGCAGTGCGGCGCAGACTCGCTTACAG GCGACAGGTTGGGATGCTTCAATTTGACAGTACGCGGGCACGGCCGCTGTGTGGAGCTGGTGAAGAGATTCGGCCTGCCGTTCCTACTTGTTGGAGGAGGAGG cTACACAATCCGCAATGTATCTCGATGCTGGACGTATGAAACGTCAGTAGCTCTCGGAGTAGAGATAGCCAATGAGTTGCCCTATAACGACTACTTTGAATACTTCGGGCCGGACTTCAAGCTGCACATATCGCCCAGCAATATGTCCAATCAGAACACGCCAGAGTATTTGGAGAAGATCAAGAATAGACTGTTTGAAAATCTGCGGATGTTGCCGCATGCGCCCGGTGTACAG GTACAAGCCATCCCAGAAGATGCGGTAAACGACGAGTCTGAAGACGAAGATAAAATAGACAAAGACGAGCGACTACCGCAAAGTGAAAAG GATAAGCGCATAACGGGCGATGGCGAGCTGTCGGAGTCGGAGGATGAAGGCGACGCGCGGCGCGACAACCGTTCGTACCGCGCGCCGCAGCGCAAGCGGCCGCGCCTCGACAAGGACGCTGCGCCTAAAGACGACGTCAAAG ctgAGGACGCAAAGGACGACGTGAAAAGCGTGAGCAATATGGAAGAACCAAAGAAAGAAGTGACATCTAACGCCTGA
- the LOC123868240 gene encoding ATP-dependent RNA helicase p62-like isoform X1: protein MSGNWNNSRGGSGGSKFGGGGSRFGGGGGGGGGYGNKKEFSGGQNMRRPNWDSLSLQPFNKDFYNPPPSVLNRSPYEVEQFRNEHEITVSGAHIPNPIQHFEEGNFPDYVMQTIKSSGYNDPTPIQAQGWPMAMSGKNLVGIAQTGSGKTLAYILPAIVHINNQPPVRRGDGPIALVLAPTRELAQQIQQVATDFGNAAYVRNTCIFGGAPKREQARDLERGVEIVIATPGRLIDFLEKGTTNLQRCTYLVLDEADRMLDMGFEPQIRKIIEQIRPDRQTLMWSATWPKEVKKLAEDYLGDYLQINIGSMQLSANHNILQIIDICQEHEKENKLNVLLQEIGQNQEPGAKTLIFVETKRKVENITRNIRRYGWPAVCMHGDKTQQERDDVLYQFKQGRASILVATDVAARGLDVDGIKYVINFDYPNSSEDYIHRIGRTGRSKSKGTSYAFFTPSNCRQAKDLVSVLQEANQVVCPQLQTMADRSGGGGGGWNRNRYGGGRGGGSFKRGSSNFGRGNGHGGGGGHKRFNEY from the exons AT gtCTGGTAATTGGAACAATAGCCGTGGTGGGAGTGGTGGCTCCAAGTTTGGTGGTGGGGGATCCAGATTTGGAGGAGGAggaggtggtggtggtggttaTGGCAATAAAAAAGAGTTCTCAGGAGGCCAAAACATGAGACGACCAAACTGGGATTCTCTTTCTCTACAGCCATTTAACAAAGATTTCTACAATCCACCTCCATCTGTGCTGAATAGATCTCCATATGAAGTAGAGCAGTTTAGAAATGAACATGAGATAACAGTGAGTGGAGCTCACATCCCCAATCCTATTCAGCACTTTGAAGAGGGAAATTTCCCTGACTATGTCATGCAAACAATAAAGAGCTCCGGATACAATGATCCAACACCTATTCAGGCACAGGGCTGGCCAATGGCTATGTCTGGGAAGAATTTAGTTGGAATTGCTCAGACTGGCTCTGGAAAAACTTTGGCCTATATATTACCTGCTATTGTACACATAAACAACCAACCACCTGTGCGGAGAGGTGATGGGCCTATTGCCCTTGTCTTAGCACCTACGAGAGAGTTAGCACAACAGATTCAGCAAGTTGCCACTGACTTTGGCAATGCAGCCTATGTGCGAAACACTTGCATATTTGGTGGAGCACCAAAAAGAGAACAAGCTCGGGACTTGGAAAGAGGGGTGGAAATTGTTATTGCCACACCAGGAAGATTGATAGATTTTTTGGAAAAGGGAACAACCAATCTACAACGTTGCACCTATTTAGTATTAGACGAAGCTGACCGTATGTTGGACATGGGTTTTGAACCCCAAATAAGGAAAATTATAGAACAAATTCGTCCTGACAGACAAACTTTGATGTGGTCTGCAACATGGCCCAAAGAAGTTAAAAAATTGGCTGAAGACTACCTGGGAGATTATTTGCAAATTAATATTGGATCCATGCAGTTGTCTGCTAACCACAATATTCTACAAATTATTGATATATGCCAAGAACATGAAAAGGAAAACAA gcTAAATGTACTACTTCAAGAAATTGGACAAAATCAAGAACCGGGAGCAAAGACACTTATATTTGTGGAGACCAAGagaaaagtagaaaatataACTAGAAATATAAGACGCTATGGCTGGCCAGCTGTATGCATGCATGGTGACAAGACTCAGCAAGAGCGAGATGATGTTCTGTACCAATTCAAGCAAGGCAGAGCAAGCATTCTTGTTGCCACTGATGTTGCAGCAAGAGGACTGG atGTGGATGGGATCAAATATGTTATTAACTTTGATTATCCTAACTCATCTGAAGACTACATTCACCGAATCGGAAGAACAGGTCGCTCTAAATCAAAAGGAACCTCTTATGCCTTTTTCACACCTTCCAACTGTCGTCAGGCCAAAGATCTTGTATCAGTACTACAAGAAGCCAATCAG gTTGTGTGTCCTCAACTTCAAACCATGGCTGACCGATCTGGTGGTGGTGGCGGTGGATGGAACAGGAACAGGTATGGCGGTGGACGTGGAGGTGGCTCCTTCAAAAGAGGATCATCAAACTTCGGCAGAGGCAATGGACATGGTGGTGGAGGTGGCCACAAAAGATTTAATGAATATTGA
- the LOC123868240 gene encoding ATP-dependent RNA helicase p62-like isoform X2: MSGNWNNSRGGSGGSKFGGGGSRFGGGGGGGGGYGNKKEFSGGQNMRRPNWDSLSLQPFNKDFYNPPPSVLNRSPYEVEQFRNEHEITVSGAHIPNPIQHFEEGNFPDYVMQTIKSSGYNDPTPIQAQGWPMAMSGKNLVGIAQTGSGKTLAYILPAIVHINNQPPVRRGDGPIALVLAPTRELAQQIQQVATDFGNAAYVRNTCIFGGAPKREQARDLERGVEIVIATPGRLIDFLEKGTTNLQRCTYLVLDEADRMLDMGFEPQIRKIIEQIRPDRQTLMWSATWPKEVKKLAEDYLGDYLQINIGSMQLSANHNILQIIDICQEHEKENKLNVLLQEIGQNQEPGAKTLIFVETKRKVENITRNIRRYGWPAVCMHGDKTQQERDDVLYQFKQGRASILVATDVAARGLEALAESYCVLSDYYYKLLHWICR, encoded by the exons AT gtCTGGTAATTGGAACAATAGCCGTGGTGGGAGTGGTGGCTCCAAGTTTGGTGGTGGGGGATCCAGATTTGGAGGAGGAggaggtggtggtggtggttaTGGCAATAAAAAAGAGTTCTCAGGAGGCCAAAACATGAGACGACCAAACTGGGATTCTCTTTCTCTACAGCCATTTAACAAAGATTTCTACAATCCACCTCCATCTGTGCTGAATAGATCTCCATATGAAGTAGAGCAGTTTAGAAATGAACATGAGATAACAGTGAGTGGAGCTCACATCCCCAATCCTATTCAGCACTTTGAAGAGGGAAATTTCCCTGACTATGTCATGCAAACAATAAAGAGCTCCGGATACAATGATCCAACACCTATTCAGGCACAGGGCTGGCCAATGGCTATGTCTGGGAAGAATTTAGTTGGAATTGCTCAGACTGGCTCTGGAAAAACTTTGGCCTATATATTACCTGCTATTGTACACATAAACAACCAACCACCTGTGCGGAGAGGTGATGGGCCTATTGCCCTTGTCTTAGCACCTACGAGAGAGTTAGCACAACAGATTCAGCAAGTTGCCACTGACTTTGGCAATGCAGCCTATGTGCGAAACACTTGCATATTTGGTGGAGCACCAAAAAGAGAACAAGCTCGGGACTTGGAAAGAGGGGTGGAAATTGTTATTGCCACACCAGGAAGATTGATAGATTTTTTGGAAAAGGGAACAACCAATCTACAACGTTGCACCTATTTAGTATTAGACGAAGCTGACCGTATGTTGGACATGGGTTTTGAACCCCAAATAAGGAAAATTATAGAACAAATTCGTCCTGACAGACAAACTTTGATGTGGTCTGCAACATGGCCCAAAGAAGTTAAAAAATTGGCTGAAGACTACCTGGGAGATTATTTGCAAATTAATATTGGATCCATGCAGTTGTCTGCTAACCACAATATTCTACAAATTATTGATATATGCCAAGAACATGAAAAGGAAAACAA gcTAAATGTACTACTTCAAGAAATTGGACAAAATCAAGAACCGGGAGCAAAGACACTTATATTTGTGGAGACCAAGagaaaagtagaaaatataACTAGAAATATAAGACGCTATGGCTGGCCAGCTGTATGCATGCATGGTGACAAGACTCAGCAAGAGCGAGATGATGTTCTGTACCAATTCAAGCAAGGCAGAGCAAGCATTCTTGTTGCCACTGATGTTGCAGCAAGAGGACTGG AGGCACTGGCGGAAAGTTATTGTGTTCTATCTGATTACTATTACAAGTTACTGCACTGGATTTGTAGATAA
- the LOC123868241 gene encoding ATP-dependent RNA helicase DBP2-like codes for MQSSVMALNIAKKFMRRNDLVKLLYQNGKQLLHSKTCLFTINHESFYSTLARIHFEKQFKFGRRILNSHFYSVKTAHESDAEYHKEHNITIVGDDVPSPYKDIDNSYFPDYIKEFLNAQGFTKPTVIQAQGWPIAIAGKNFVGIAQTGTGKTLAYLLPAVIQLKEKAARKGRGPRVLVLAPTRELARQIEEVAKEFQTLFNIRCLCIYGGVSRIPQMEALRNGVDILIATPGRLNDFLDSKVTNLSRCGYVVLDEADRMLDMGFEPQIRQALEGVPLERQILMFSATWPKEVQHLAKDYLGDFVQVNVGSTELSANHNIKQHIHVCEQEEKMDKFKSIMHEISGEGFGKVLVFTNTKRFVDSLTLSLKRNGWPAVGIHGDKSQLQRDITINKFRSGATNVLVATDVAARGLDVDGVTHVINYDFPNTSEDYIHRIGRTGRLQNKGVAHTILTTEDARQAKSLIAVLKEAKQEIPKELEDLANDYKSLKINERQSRFSQKKPWAPKKWNKFRSNSYNRY; via the exons ATGCAAAGCTCAGTGATGGCACTGAATATTGCAAAAAAATTTATGCGACGAAATGATTTAGTAAAACT ACTCTATCAAAATGGTAAACAGCTTCTGCATAGTAAAACTTGTTTATTTACCATAAACCATGAGAGTTTTTATTCTACACTTGCTCGAATACATTTTGAAAAGCAATTTAAATTTGGGAGACGAATTTTAAACAGTCATTTTTACTCCGTAAAAACTGCACACGAGAGCGACGCTGAATACCataaagaacataatattactattgtTGGAGATGATGTACCTAGCCCATACAAAGACATAGATAACAGTTACTTTCCAGATTAcataaaagagtttttgaatGCACAAGGCTTTACAAAACCGACAGTTATACAGGCTCAAGGCTGGCCAATTGCCATTGCTGGTAAAAACTTTGTTGGTATTGCACAGACTGGAACTGGCAAAACTCTTGCATACTTGTTACCTGCGGTTATTCAGCTTAAAGAGAAGGCAGCACGAAAAGGAAGAGGTCCGAGGGTTTTAGTTCTTGCACCTACAAGAGAGCTAGCCAGACAAATTGAAGAAGTGGCAAAGGAATTTCAAACACTGTTCAATATAAGATGTTTGTGTATATATGGTGGTGTGAGCAGAATTCCACAGATGGAAGCACTGAGAAATGGAGTAGATATACTTATAGCTACGCCCGGTAGGTTGAATGATTTCCTTGACAGCAAAGTTACAAATCTGAGTCGATGTGGCTATGTAGTATTGGATGAAGCTGACAGAATGTTGGATATGGGCTTTGAACCACAAATCAGACAGGCCTTGGAAGGTGTACCACTTGAGAGACAAATCTTAATGTTCTCAGCTACCTGGCCTAAAGAAGTGCAACACTTGGCGAAGGATTATCTTGGGGATTTTGTGCAAGTTAATGTTGGATCAACAGAGTTGTCAGCTAATCATAATATTAAGCAGCATATTCATGTTTGTGAACAGGAAGAAAAAATGGACAA GTTCAAATCAATAATGCATGAAATCTCAGGTGAAGGTTTTGGGAAAGTGTTAGTATTTACAAACACAAAGAGATTTGTGGACAGTTTGACACTATCACTCAAGAGAAATGGCTGGCCAGCGGTGGGCATTCACGGTGACAAGTCACAACTTCAGCGAgacataacaataaataaatttagaagTGGCGCTACTAATGTTCTTGTTGCTACTGATGTTGCAGCCAGAGGGTTAG ATGTTGATGGTGTCACTCACGTAATTAACTACGATTTTCCGAACACATCCGAAGATTACATACACAGAATCGGAAGGACAGGTCGTCTGCAGAACAAAGGTGTCGCCCATACTATACTTACCACCGAAGATGCACGGCAAGCTAAAAGCCTGATAGCTGTTTTAAAAGAAGCAAAACAG GAAATTCCAAAAGAGCTGGAAGATTTGGCTAATGATTACAAAAGCCTGAAAATAAACGAAAGACAATCAAGATTCTCACAAAAGAAGCCATGGGCCCCCAAGAAATGGAATAAATTCCGTAGTAATAGTTATAACAGATACTAG